In Geotalea uraniireducens, the genomic window CGTGTGAAGGCAGTGCTCTCCCGCTGAGCTAATCGCCCGAAAAGTACGTTTCAAATAGCAGAATGAGAGAGTCGTGTCAAGAGCTGTTTTGGCCGGACGGTCCTCCGGTCGGGATAATTTTACTGGCAATAAAAAATCGTTCTATCTGTTTTTAATTCACCTTGACAGAGAATTGACACAGTTGTTATAGTTTCGGTCCGCAGATTTTATCATGACTAAACGAGCGCGGGTTTTAGACTTCAGTTGAAAAGAGACACCAATGCCTCTTGAACAAGGCTTGATTCAGGTTTATACCGGCAACGGCAAAGGTAAAACGACCGCTGCCCTCGGTTTGGCGTTCCGTGCTCTTGGCCGCGGATTCAAAGTCTGTATGATTCAGTTCATGAAAGGTGGCGGCCCATACGGCGAGCACTTTGCGGCGCAGCATTTCCCGGACCAGTTCACTATTGTGCAAACCGGCCGGCCAGGATGGGTCAACCGCGAAAACCCCGACGCAGAGGATATCCGCCTGGCGCATGAGGCTTTGCAAAAGGCAAAGGCGATCTTGGCCGAAGAGTGCTACGACCTGGTAATCCTCGATGAGATCAACGGGGCCATTTCCTTTGGCCTGCTGGCCGTCGATGATGTTCTGGATGTGTTGCGTCAGAAACCGCCGCGGGTTGAACTGGTTCTGACCGGGAGGAATGCCGATGAGCGCATTATCGAGCTGGCTGATCTTGTTACCGAGATGCGAGAAGTGAAGCATTATTACCGGGCAGGCGTACCCGCCCGGCTTGGCATTGAAAAATAACCGGCCTGCCAGGGTCTGGAGCGCATTGATACGATAAACCCGTGAAGGAGAAAATTCATGTCAGAAAGAACGTTACGCATTCTCGTGGGGAAACCGGGGTTGGACGGTCATGATCGGGGAGCGAAGATTATCGCCCGGGCCTTCCGCGATGCAGGCTTCGAAGTCGTTTATACCGGTTTGCACCAGACTCCCGAGCAAATCGTCGCCGCGGCGATCCAGGAAGATGTCGATGCAATCGGCTTGTCGATCCTTTCCGGGGCGCACAACTCGTTGTTGCCCCGGGTCTGTGAACTGTTACGCGACAGACAGGCCGATGACATCGTTGTGTTCGGTGGAGGGGTCATTCCCGAGGACGATATCCCCGGTCTGAAATCGGCCGGGATCAGCGAAGTGTTCACGCCCGGCACTTCGACCGAAGCGATCGTTGCCTGGGTAAGGGACAAAATCGCGCCACGCGCCTGATCGCAATTCCCGCTTCGCCCCGCCAAATGCACCGGAATCGCAGAGTTCGGCCCCGGCACACCCGTTTCTCGTTTCATCTCCACCGTCGGGAGTACGCCATGAGCACGTCGACTCTGCCGCTAACAAAAGGAAGATACAATGTCTTTGGCCGACAAGATTCTTGCAGGCGACCTCAGGGCCGCCGCACGGCTAATGCGTGACCTGGATGACGGCTTTCGCAGCGCTGCCGAGGAGATGAAGCTCCTGTTCCCGCGGACGGGCAATGCCTTTATTCTCGGGATCACCGGCCCTCCCGGCGCAGGGAAATCAACCCTCGTCGACCAGCTGACCGCCGCTTTCCGCGCACAAAACAAACGGGTTGGCGTTGTTGCCATCGACCCGACCAGCCCTTTCACTGGCGGGGCGATTCTAGGCGACCGGATCAGAATGAATCGCCACGCCGACGATCCCGGGGTGTTTATTCGAAGCTTGGCTACCCGCGGCCATATGGGAGGCTTGTCCCGCTCGACCGGCGATGTGGTGAACGTCATGGATGCCATGGGGATGGACATTATCATTATCGAAACCGTTGGGGTAGGGCAGGACGAAGTCGATATTGTCAGGATGGCACATACAACGGTGGTAGTATCAGTGCCCGGTCTCGGCGACGATATCCAAGCTATCAAGGCCGGGGTACTGGAAATCGGCGATCTGTTCGTCGTTAACAAAGCCGACCGCGATGGAGCAGAACGCACCGCGCGCGAACTCTCCACAATGCTGGAAATGAAACAGATTCTGCCCGGCGGCTGGCTCCCCCCGGTACTTCTGACCGAGGCAAGCCGCAATCGGGGGATCAATGAACTCGTCCAGGAAATCGAGGCGCACCGGCGATACCTCGAAGAGTCCGGCAAAGGGGAGAAAATCCGCGAAGAAAGGACGGTCCGGCAATTCACCGACCTGTTGAGGGATCGTCTATTTGCCGAAGTTTACGAGCACTTGCATGTCAACGGGCGGTTCAGGGTGCTTATCGACGAGATGATTGCCCACCGAACCGACCCGTATTCTACGGTTGACAAGATTCTCCGGGAACGCGCAGTCCGCGCCGGTAATCCTTCTTGACCTGACCGGGCTGGCGTGATATTTTGTAGAAGTTTTACGGGGCCTTGGCCCCGTTCATTTTTTAGAGTAGGCAAAAACTCATGACTCGCCGGATCGCAGTACTTCTCGCCCTGATTATCTTCGTTGCCATCGTTGTCCGGAAACCGCAGAGTATTTCTCTCCCCGCAGCATCGCCGCAGGACCCGGCAAAGGAAGATCTCACCCGGATCGACTACCCGAGCCAGCAAACCGTAGCCTGGCGGCCTCACTTCATCCGTCCGAACGAAACACTTGAATCGCTCTTCGGCAAGAACTGGATTTATGTCGCCCGATTCAACCGGATTGATCGCCGCCACGCCTATCCGGGGATGACAATCAAGGTTCCGCTCGATATGACGGCGGCCAGGAACTATCAACCACTGCCGATGGAATATCTACCGGCAAAGCGTTACGAAAAATTTATTCTCATCAACCTGTCCGAGCAGTGGATCGGTGCCTACGTAAAAGGGAAACTCCAGTTCTCCATCCCGGCAGCGACCGGAGGGGACGGCCATGAAACCCCAGTGGGCCTTTACCGCATTGATGCGCGCGACCAGACCCATGCGTCGTCGTTGTACAAAACCGAGGACCAGACGGCCCAATATCCAATGGACTATGCCATGCGATTCCATGTTGGTGCGGACAATGTCGCCTACTGGATTCATGCCCGGGATTTGCCCGGCCGGCCCGGCTCCCACGGCTGTGTCGGTGTCTATGATGAGCCGATGCAAAATCGAGTGTATGGCATTCCCGCCCAACCGGTGCTCTTCGATGCAAAAAAGCTGTACGACTGGGCCGTCGGGAACCCGGAATATGGCGAAGACAGTGGTCACGCCGAGCTGATTGAGGATGGCCCGGTTGTGGAGGTGGTCGGCAAAAACCCGACCTATTGTGCCACGCCGCTGAAACCGCTCGTTGCCACCCGCTAAGCCTTCAGACTTTACTTTGATCGCTCTTGAGGCACACTGTCAGCATGGACGTTATTACTACCCACGTAAATGCCGATTTCGACTGTCTCGGAGCGATGGTCGCCGCTAAACGATTGTATCCGGACGCATTAATGGTCTTTTCCGGTTCGCAGGAAAAGAGCGTTCGGGACTTTTTCCTCAAATCGTCCGGCTATGCACTTGACTTCACCCGGCTCAAGGATCTCGATCTCAGTTGCGTCACCCGCCTGATTATCGTCGATTGTCAACATTCCTCAAGAATTGGCCGTTTTGCCGAAATTCTCAACAAAGCGGGATTAGAAGTACATATCTACGATCACCATCCCAGTTCTCTCGGCGACATCCCGCCTCAAGGCGGAACGATCAGGGAATGCGGTTCATCGACGACCATTCTGGTCAAGATGCTCATGGCGCAAGGCCAATCTGTCACTGCAGTGGAAGCTACCCTGATGATGCTCGGGATTTATGAAGATACCGGCAATCTTACCTTCCCGTCGACGACTACCGATGATTACCACGCTGCCGCCTGGTTGCTGGAGCAGGGGGCAAACCTGAATACCGTTGCGGATTTTGTCACCCAGGAACTCACCTCTCCCCAGATCGCCTTGCTCAACACTCTTCTCCAGTCGCTGGAAACTTTTTCAGTCAACGATCTCGACATTTCCCTCGCCCATGCCACGGTTGATTACTATATCGGCGACATCGCCGTTCTTGCCCATATGATGCGGGACATGGAAAATCTGGGGGCAATTTTCGTGGTCGTCGGCATGGGGGACCGGGTTTACGTCGTCGCGCGCAGCCGGATTCCCGAAGTGAATGTCGGCAAGATCCTCCGCGAGTTTGGCGGTGGCGGCCACGCCACGGCGGCGTCGGCAACGATCAGAGACCGATCGGCGATCGAGGTTTTAACCGATCTTCGCCAGTTGCTCCATAAAATGGTCAATCCGAAGCGGTCGGCTGCTGACCTGATGTCTTCCCCCGTAAAAACGCTGCCATTAGCCACGACAATTGCCGAAGCTCGCGAGGTTCTCACCCGGTACAACGTGAACGCCATGCCGGTCCTGGATCGGGACCGAATGGTCGGGATAATTTCGCGCCGTATCGTCGAGAAAGCCCTTTACCACGGCTTGGGGAATCTGCCGGTGGGCGAGTATATGCACACCGAGTACCTGCGGGCGACTCCTGATACCCCGATCTCCGAGATCCAGGATTATATCGTCACCCAGCACCGCCGGCTCGTGCCGGTCTTTGATGGCGACCGGTTAAGCGGCATCGTCACCAGAACCGACCTGCTGCGCTACATGTACGCGGGTATGCAGCAGCAGAATGATGCCGTCTACGACCTCGCCCGCGAGAAACTCCCGGTGCGCAAGAAGGATGTGCTTCACCTGATGGCCCGACACCTGCCGAAGAGGACTGTGCAAGTGCTCCGCGATCTGGGCGGAGCGGGCGATTCGCTGGAGCTGCCGGTTTATGCCGTGGGCGGCTTCGTCCGGGACCTGCTGCTCGGCAACGAAAACAGCGACATCGACGTCTCCGTCGAAGGTGACGGGATTTTTTTCGCGGAAACATTTGCCGCTCGATACGGCTGCCGGGTCAAGAGCCATATCAAATTCGGCACGGCAGTGATCGTTTTTCCGGACGGCTTCAAAATTGATGTCGCCAGCACCCGTCTCGAATATTACGAAACGCCGGGAGCCTTGCCGACGGTTGAGCGTTCATCGCTCAAGATGGATCTCTATCGGCGCGATTTCACCATCAATACCCTGGCGATTCGGCTGAACAGCGCCGATTTCGCCCTACTTATCGACTACTTCGGGGCATATCGGGATCTCCAGGAAAAGTCAATCCGCGTATTGCACAATCTCTCGTTTGTCGAAGACCCCACCCGTGTCTTCCGGGCAATCAGATTTGAACACCGCTTGAACTTTGCCATCGCCCGGCACACAGAGAATCTGATAAAAAACGCCATCAAAATGGGCTTTCTCGAAAAAGTCGGCGGCAGACGTCTACTGAATGAACTGATGCAGATTTTCAAACATAGCGATCCGATCGGGGCAATTCAGCGAATGGCCGGTTTTGGCCTTCTCCGCTTCATACATCCCGATCTCGTTTTGACGACGGAAAACCTTCGGGTCATCGAAGAAGCAAAAAAAGTGATTACCTGGTTCGATCTACTCTACCTGGGCCAACGGGTTGAAAATTGGGTGGTGTATCTCCTGGCCCTCACATCGTCGCTCAGCGACGACCGCTTCTGGAAGATGTGTACTCGTCTTGCCGTCTCCGAACATTACCGGGAAAAGCTCATAGAACTGAGAATCCATGGCGAGCAGGTATTGGAAGTCATGGAACGTCGGGTCGCCCAGCACGAACCCGTAGTGCCTAGCGAGATTTATTTCTGGCTTGCCGGACTGACGCCCGAACTGCTTCTCTACATAATGGCCAAGTCAGGCAATGATGATGTGAAAAAGTTTGTTTCCCTTTACGTTACGAAGCTGCAACACGTTGCCAGTTCAATCACAGGCAATGATTTGAAAGCGCTTGGTCTTCCCGTCGGCCCTCGTTATCGCAAGATACTCGATCGTGTGCTGGCCGCCCGCTTGAACGGTGAGGTATTGACCCGGGAAGAAGAGCTTCAGCTCGCAACACGTGAAATCGACCAAGTGTAGCTTTTGTGCAACACAGGCACGTGAAATGGCCTTCTCTATAATTTCATACGCGCTCTCAAATAGTTATGCCGGGCAAAGCTCGTCACAACAGCGTGCTTACCAGCGAGCTGTTGCATTTTTACCTCGACATCCTGAACCGTTAGGGTCAACCGAATACATTCGCCTGGATTTTGTTCTGCAATTACAAGCAATTACAAAAAATGTTTAAATTTCTCTTCTCTGGCTTGCCGATTGCCCTTCAATTTGATACTATTTTGTTACCATTGACTCGGGAGGTGACATGGGTATCGTAAAACGAATCGGCTGGTACGGGGTAGTAGCTGCCTGGTTGATCGGTCTGAGTTCGCCTTGCTTTGCCGACGATTCCGGGTTTGAATCGATCTTTCGCAATGCTTTATACGGCGGGATGGCGGGGGGCTTGGTTGGTGCGGCAGTGCTTGCTTTTACCCATAAGCCGGCCAACCATCTCGATTATATCGGTTACGGAGCCGCCGGCGGCGTTCTTGCCGGAGCGGCATATGGGGTGGTTAAGTCTGCACACGCACTTGCCGAAGTTGAAAACGGTAAAGTCAGGCTGGCGGTGCCGACGGTTGTTCCAGACTACGTTCCGGCAGGAGCCCATGGACCAGGAGCCGTCGTCGTTTCTGCCGAATTGTTACGCGGTAAATTCTAGTTTTTCACGACCGTCATAATGAAAAAGGGGGCACCAGCCCCCTTTTTCATTATATGCCAAGCCGTCAATCCGATAATGGTCGGGCCGGGCGACTCGATTTCATTTACTGGCGGCACAATATCACCGGTCGCATGGCAAACAATGCCGTCTTGCCGTCGGCCAAACGCATTGTGCGCTTTCAGAGATCGTTAACGCCAATCTCTCGCAAAAGGATGCGGGTTGTCGCTTCTCGATCGAGGCGTTCTGCGAGATCGGCG contains:
- a CDS encoding L,D-transpeptidase: MTRRIAVLLALIIFVAIVVRKPQSISLPAASPQDPAKEDLTRIDYPSQQTVAWRPHFIRPNETLESLFGKNWIYVARFNRIDRRHAYPGMTIKVPLDMTAARNYQPLPMEYLPAKRYEKFILINLSEQWIGAYVKGKLQFSIPAATGGDGHETPVGLYRIDARDQTHASSLYKTEDQTAQYPMDYAMRFHVGADNVAYWIHARDLPGRPGSHGCVGVYDEPMQNRVYGIPAQPVLFDAKKLYDWAVGNPEYGEDSGHAELIEDGPVVEVVGKNPTYCATPLKPLVATR
- the meaB gene encoding methylmalonyl Co-A mutase-associated GTPase MeaB, translated to MSLADKILAGDLRAAARLMRDLDDGFRSAAEEMKLLFPRTGNAFILGITGPPGAGKSTLVDQLTAAFRAQNKRVGVVAIDPTSPFTGGAILGDRIRMNRHADDPGVFIRSLATRGHMGGLSRSTGDVVNVMDAMGMDIIIIETVGVGQDEVDIVRMAHTTVVVSVPGLGDDIQAIKAGVLEIGDLFVVNKADRDGAERTARELSTMLEMKQILPGGWLPPVLLTEASRNRGINELVQEIEAHRRYLEESGKGEKIREERTVRQFTDLLRDRLFAEVYEHLHVNGRFRVLIDEMIAHRTDPYSTVDKILRERAVRAGNPS
- the cobO gene encoding cob(I)yrinic acid a,c-diamide adenosyltransferase; the encoded protein is MPLEQGLIQVYTGNGKGKTTAALGLAFRALGRGFKVCMIQFMKGGGPYGEHFAAQHFPDQFTIVQTGRPGWVNRENPDAEDIRLAHEALQKAKAILAEECYDLVILDEINGAISFGLLAVDDVLDVLRQKPPRVELVLTGRNADERIIELADLVTEMREVKHYYRAGVPARLGIEK
- a CDS encoding cobalamin B12-binding domain-containing protein, translating into MSERTLRILVGKPGLDGHDRGAKIIARAFRDAGFEVVYTGLHQTPEQIVAAAIQEDVDAIGLSILSGAHNSLLPRVCELLRDRQADDIVVFGGGVIPEDDIPGLKSAGISEVFTPGTSTEAIVAWVRDKIAPRA
- a CDS encoding A-adding tRNA nucleotidyltransferase, yielding MDVITTHVNADFDCLGAMVAAKRLYPDALMVFSGSQEKSVRDFFLKSSGYALDFTRLKDLDLSCVTRLIIVDCQHSSRIGRFAEILNKAGLEVHIYDHHPSSLGDIPPQGGTIRECGSSTTILVKMLMAQGQSVTAVEATLMMLGIYEDTGNLTFPSTTTDDYHAAAWLLEQGANLNTVADFVTQELTSPQIALLNTLLQSLETFSVNDLDISLAHATVDYYIGDIAVLAHMMRDMENLGAIFVVVGMGDRVYVVARSRIPEVNVGKILREFGGGGHATAASATIRDRSAIEVLTDLRQLLHKMVNPKRSAADLMSSPVKTLPLATTIAEAREVLTRYNVNAMPVLDRDRMVGIISRRIVEKALYHGLGNLPVGEYMHTEYLRATPDTPISEIQDYIVTQHRRLVPVFDGDRLSGIVTRTDLLRYMYAGMQQQNDAVYDLAREKLPVRKKDVLHLMARHLPKRTVQVLRDLGGAGDSLELPVYAVGGFVRDLLLGNENSDIDVSVEGDGIFFAETFAARYGCRVKSHIKFGTAVIVFPDGFKIDVASTRLEYYETPGALPTVERSSLKMDLYRRDFTINTLAIRLNSADFALLIDYFGAYRDLQEKSIRVLHNLSFVEDPTRVFRAIRFEHRLNFAIARHTENLIKNAIKMGFLEKVGGRRLLNELMQIFKHSDPIGAIQRMAGFGLLRFIHPDLVLTTENLRVIEEAKKVITWFDLLYLGQRVENWVVYLLALTSSLSDDRFWKMCTRLAVSEHYREKLIELRIHGEQVLEVMERRVAQHEPVVPSEIYFWLAGLTPELLLYIMAKSGNDDVKKFVSLYVTKLQHVASSITGNDLKALGLPVGPRYRKILDRVLAARLNGEVLTREEELQLATREIDQV